The Syntrophaceae bacterium genome includes a region encoding these proteins:
- a CDS encoding phosphoserine transaminase — protein sequence MHNPNFSSGPCSKRPSWSLDVLKDASVGRSHRSALGKEKLAKAIKETKSILGIPEEYLVGIMPGSDTGAFEAAMWSLLGSRPVTVLVWESFSEGWATDIQKQLKLNPTILKADYGEIPDLKAIDWQSDVIFVANGTTSGVKIPNWDWIPSDRQGLTLCDATSAAFAMPIDWSKTDVLTFSWQKCLGGEAAHGMLVLSPRAVARIESYDPPWPLPKIFRMKKSGKVNVSIFEGDTINTPSLLCVEDYLDALNWAGSVGLQGLVARSEANMKVVEDWVAKNDWVDFLAARKDLRSNTSVCLSVVHEKVKSLPKDARAKFLKDVASDLGKKKIAYDINSYKDAPPGFRFWCGPTVEAGDLGTALAELEKAFLQKVASL from the coding sequence ATGCACAATCCCAATTTCAGTTCCGGCCCCTGCAGCAAGCGGCCCTCATGGAGCCTGGATGTCCTGAAGGACGCGTCGGTCGGCCGCTCCCACCGCTCAGCCTTGGGAAAGGAAAAGCTGGCGAAAGCCATCAAGGAAACAAAGAGCATTCTGGGCATCCCGGAGGAGTACCTCGTGGGAATCATGCCCGGTTCCGATACGGGCGCCTTCGAGGCGGCCATGTGGAGCCTCCTGGGCTCCCGACCTGTCACCGTCCTCGTCTGGGAGAGTTTCTCCGAGGGCTGGGCGACGGACATCCAGAAGCAGCTCAAGCTCAATCCGACGATCCTGAAGGCCGACTACGGCGAGATTCCGGATCTCAAGGCCATCGACTGGCAAAGCGACGTGATCTTCGTCGCCAACGGGACCACGAGCGGGGTCAAGATTCCAAACTGGGACTGGATCCCGTCGGACCGCCAGGGCCTGACCCTCTGCGATGCCACCAGCGCCGCCTTCGCCATGCCCATCGACTGGTCGAAGACGGACGTCCTCACCTTCTCCTGGCAGAAGTGTCTCGGCGGCGAGGCGGCCCACGGCATGCTGGTCCTGAGCCCCCGGGCGGTTGCGCGGATCGAGTCATACGACCCGCCCTGGCCCCTCCCGAAGATCTTCCGCATGAAGAAGAGTGGAAAGGTCAACGTGTCCATCTTCGAGGGCGACACGATCAACACGCCGTCCCTCCTCTGCGTGGAAGACTATCTGGACGCCCTGAATTGGGCCGGCTCCGTCGGCCTTCAGGGCCTGGTCGCCCGGAGCGAGGCAAACATGAAGGTCGTGGAGGACTGGGTGGCGAAGAACGACTGGGTCGATTTCCTGGCCGCCCGGAAGGACCTGCGTTCGAACACTTCCGTCTGCCTGTCCGTCGTCCACGAAAAGGTGAAGTCCCTGCCCAAGGACGCTCGGGCGAAGTTCCTCAAGGACGTCGCGAGCGACCTTGGGAAGAAGAAAATCGCCTACGACATCAACTCCTACAAGGACGCCCCTCCGGGGTTCCGTTTCTGGTGCGGCCCCACCGTCGAGGCAGGGGATCTCGGAACGGCCCTGGCGGAACTGGAGAAGGCCTTTCTCCAGAAAGTGGCCTCCCTGTAA